A part of Ziziphus jujuba cultivar Dongzao chromosome 8, ASM3175591v1 genomic DNA contains:
- the LOC107413726 gene encoding guanylyl cyclase 1 isoform X6: MWPLYILFNKSLKTEEENVSKGENSSLVKSYPHESSTNGKCSVAVLPQSHSVEVPHINQLYSWDCGLACVLMVFRTVGINSYSIQSLAELCCTNSIWTVDLAYLLHEFSISFSYYTVTLGANPNYSDETFYKEQLPKDLVRVETLFQRSLDAGLNIQGNEPLSLQCRSISEEEISLWMLSGKYIAIALVDQYKLSRSWQKDVFISDFNAKNSSYTGNMRRSHQSA, from the exons ATGTGGCCTTTATATATCCTTTTCAACAAGAGTCTTAAGACAGAAGAGGAAAACGTATCAAAAGGAGAGAATTCAAGCTTGGTAAAGTCCTATCCGCACGAATCGTCAACTAATGGCAAATGCTCTGTTGCGGTATTGCCCCAGTCACACTCTGTTGAA GTTCCACACATAAATCAACTGTATTCCTGGGATTGTGGCCTTGCTTGCGTTCTGATGGTTTTTAGAACTGTTGGCATCAACAGCTACAGCATTCAGTCTTTGGCAGAGCTATGTTGCACGAATAG CATTTGGACTGTTGATCTGGCATACTTATTGCACGAGTTTTCCATTAGCTTTTCCTACTACACAGTAACGTTGGGAGCTAACCCAAATTATTCTGATGAAACATTTTACAAG GAACAATTACCGAAAGATCTAGTACGAGTGGAGACGCTATTCCAGAGGTCACTGGATGCAGGACTTAATATTCAG GGCAATGAACCTCTTTCTTTGCAGTGTAGGTCAATCAGTGAAGAAGAAATTTCTCTCTGGATGTTGTCTGGAAAGTATATTGCAATTGCATTAGTTGACCAGTATAAATTGAG TCGCTCTTGGCAGAAGGATGTGTTTATATCAGATTTTAATGCCAAGAACTCCAGTTACACTG GAAACATGAGAAGGTCTCATCAAAGTGCCTAG
- the LOC107413726 gene encoding guanylyl cyclase 1 isoform X4 yields the protein MWPLYILFNKSLKTEEENVSKGENSSLVKSYPHESSTNGKCSVAVLPQSHSVEVPHINQLYSWDCGLACVLMVFRTVGINSYSIQSLAELCCTNSIWTVDLAYLLHEFSISFSYYTVTLGANPNYSDETFYKEQLPKDLVRVETLFQRSLDAGLNIQCRSISEEEISLWMLSGKYIAIALVDQYKLSRSWQKDVFISDFNAKNSSYTGHYVIICGYDMGTDEFEIRDPASSRKHEKVSSKCLEEARKCFGTDEDLLLISLEKIGNQDSNSLQLSAKVNLDS from the exons ATGTGGCCTTTATATATCCTTTTCAACAAGAGTCTTAAGACAGAAGAGGAAAACGTATCAAAAGGAGAGAATTCAAGCTTGGTAAAGTCCTATCCGCACGAATCGTCAACTAATGGCAAATGCTCTGTTGCGGTATTGCCCCAGTCACACTCTGTTGAA GTTCCACACATAAATCAACTGTATTCCTGGGATTGTGGCCTTGCTTGCGTTCTGATGGTTTTTAGAACTGTTGGCATCAACAGCTACAGCATTCAGTCTTTGGCAGAGCTATGTTGCACGAATAG CATTTGGACTGTTGATCTGGCATACTTATTGCACGAGTTTTCCATTAGCTTTTCCTACTACACAGTAACGTTGGGAGCTAACCCAAATTATTCTGATGAAACATTTTACAAG GAACAATTACCGAAAGATCTAGTACGAGTGGAGACGCTATTCCAGAGGTCACTGGATGCAGGACTTAATATTCAG TGTAGGTCAATCAGTGAAGAAGAAATTTCTCTCTGGATGTTGTCTGGAAAGTATATTGCAATTGCATTAGTTGACCAGTATAAATTGAG TCGCTCTTGGCAGAAGGATGTGTTTATATCAGATTTTAATGCCAAGAACTCCAGTTACACTG gTCATTATGTCATCATATGTGGCTATGACATGGGTACAGATGAGTTTGAGATTAGAGATCCTGCCAGTTCTAG GAAACATGAGAAGGTCTCATCAAAGTGCCTAGAAGAAGCTCGCAAATGCTTTGGTACTGACGAGGATCTTCTCTTG ATTTCTTTGGAGAAAATTGGGAATCAAGATAGCAATTCTCTACAGCTTTCTGCTAAGGTGAATCTTGATTCATGA
- the LOC107413726 gene encoding guanylyl cyclase 1 isoform X2 encodes MWPLYILFNKSLKTEEENVSKGENSSLVKSYPHESSTNGKCSVAVLPQSHSVEVPHINQLYSWDCGLACVLMVFRTVGINSYSIQSLAELCCTNSIWTVDLAYLLHEFSISFSYYTVTLGANPNYSDETFYKEQLPKDLVRVETLFQRSLDAGLNIQCRSISEEEISLWMLSGKYIAIALVDQYKLSRSWQKDVFISDFNAKNSSYTDKQRMLDGKGRKMMTTYKGHYVIICGYDMGTDEFEIRDPASSRKHEKVSSKCLEEARKCFGTDEDLLLISLEKIGNQDSNSLQLSAKVNLDS; translated from the exons ATGTGGCCTTTATATATCCTTTTCAACAAGAGTCTTAAGACAGAAGAGGAAAACGTATCAAAAGGAGAGAATTCAAGCTTGGTAAAGTCCTATCCGCACGAATCGTCAACTAATGGCAAATGCTCTGTTGCGGTATTGCCCCAGTCACACTCTGTTGAA GTTCCACACATAAATCAACTGTATTCCTGGGATTGTGGCCTTGCTTGCGTTCTGATGGTTTTTAGAACTGTTGGCATCAACAGCTACAGCATTCAGTCTTTGGCAGAGCTATGTTGCACGAATAG CATTTGGACTGTTGATCTGGCATACTTATTGCACGAGTTTTCCATTAGCTTTTCCTACTACACAGTAACGTTGGGAGCTAACCCAAATTATTCTGATGAAACATTTTACAAG GAACAATTACCGAAAGATCTAGTACGAGTGGAGACGCTATTCCAGAGGTCACTGGATGCAGGACTTAATATTCAG TGTAGGTCAATCAGTGAAGAAGAAATTTCTCTCTGGATGTTGTCTGGAAAGTATATTGCAATTGCATTAGTTGACCAGTATAAATTGAG TCGCTCTTGGCAGAAGGATGTGTTTATATCAGATTTTAATGCCAAGAACTCCAGTTACACTG ACAAGCAAAGAATGCTAGATGGGAAAGGAAGGAAAATGATGACGACATATAAAG gTCATTATGTCATCATATGTGGCTATGACATGGGTACAGATGAGTTTGAGATTAGAGATCCTGCCAGTTCTAG GAAACATGAGAAGGTCTCATCAAAGTGCCTAGAAGAAGCTCGCAAATGCTTTGGTACTGACGAGGATCTTCTCTTG ATTTCTTTGGAGAAAATTGGGAATCAAGATAGCAATTCTCTACAGCTTTCTGCTAAGGTGAATCTTGATTCATGA
- the LOC107413726 gene encoding guanylyl cyclase 1 isoform X3, whose translation MWPLYILFNKSLKTEEENVSKGENSSLVKSYPHESSTNGKCSVAVLPQSHSVEVPHINQLYSWDCGLACVLMVFRTVGINSYSIQSLAELCCTNSIWTVDLAYLLHEFSISFSYYTVTLGANPNYSDETFYKEQLPKDLVRVETLFQRSLDAGLNIQCRSISEEEISLWMLSGKYIAIALVDQYKLSRSWQKDVFISDFNAKNSSYTGHYVIICGYDMGTDEFEIRDPASSRKHEKVSSKCLEEARKCFGTDEDLLLVFQLSLNLPLHIFQVKYDDFLSQHKDCRYKIL comes from the exons ATGTGGCCTTTATATATCCTTTTCAACAAGAGTCTTAAGACAGAAGAGGAAAACGTATCAAAAGGAGAGAATTCAAGCTTGGTAAAGTCCTATCCGCACGAATCGTCAACTAATGGCAAATGCTCTGTTGCGGTATTGCCCCAGTCACACTCTGTTGAA GTTCCACACATAAATCAACTGTATTCCTGGGATTGTGGCCTTGCTTGCGTTCTGATGGTTTTTAGAACTGTTGGCATCAACAGCTACAGCATTCAGTCTTTGGCAGAGCTATGTTGCACGAATAG CATTTGGACTGTTGATCTGGCATACTTATTGCACGAGTTTTCCATTAGCTTTTCCTACTACACAGTAACGTTGGGAGCTAACCCAAATTATTCTGATGAAACATTTTACAAG GAACAATTACCGAAAGATCTAGTACGAGTGGAGACGCTATTCCAGAGGTCACTGGATGCAGGACTTAATATTCAG TGTAGGTCAATCAGTGAAGAAGAAATTTCTCTCTGGATGTTGTCTGGAAAGTATATTGCAATTGCATTAGTTGACCAGTATAAATTGAG TCGCTCTTGGCAGAAGGATGTGTTTATATCAGATTTTAATGCCAAGAACTCCAGTTACACTG gTCATTATGTCATCATATGTGGCTATGACATGGGTACAGATGAGTTTGAGATTAGAGATCCTGCCAGTTCTAG GAAACATGAGAAGGTCTCATCAAAGTGCCTAGAAGAAGCTCGCAAATGCTTTGGTACTGACGAGGATCTTCTCTTGGTATTCCAATTGAGCCTTAACCTTCCCTTGCATATTTTTCAAGTaaaatatgatgattttcttaGCCAGCATAAAGATTGTAGATATAAAATTCTGTAA
- the LOC107413726 gene encoding guanylyl cyclase 1 isoform X5, whose protein sequence is MVFRTVGINSYSIQSLAELCCTNSIWTVDLAYLLHEFSISFSYYTVTLGANPNYSDETFYKEQLPKDLVRVETLFQRSLDAGLNIQGNEPLSLQCRSISEEEISLWMLSGKYIAIALVDQYKLSRSWQKDVFISDFNAKNSSYTDKQRMLDGKGRKMMTTYKGHYVIICGYDMGTDEFEIRDPASSRKHEKVSSKCLEEARKCFGTDEDLLLISLEKIGNQDSNSLQLSAKVNLDS, encoded by the exons ATGGTTTTTAGAACTGTTGGCATCAACAGCTACAGCATTCAGTCTTTGGCAGAGCTATGTTGCACGAATAG CATTTGGACTGTTGATCTGGCATACTTATTGCACGAGTTTTCCATTAGCTTTTCCTACTACACAGTAACGTTGGGAGCTAACCCAAATTATTCTGATGAAACATTTTACAAG GAACAATTACCGAAAGATCTAGTACGAGTGGAGACGCTATTCCAGAGGTCACTGGATGCAGGACTTAATATTCAG GGCAATGAACCTCTTTCTTTGCAGTGTAGGTCAATCAGTGAAGAAGAAATTTCTCTCTGGATGTTGTCTGGAAAGTATATTGCAATTGCATTAGTTGACCAGTATAAATTGAG TCGCTCTTGGCAGAAGGATGTGTTTATATCAGATTTTAATGCCAAGAACTCCAGTTACACTG ACAAGCAAAGAATGCTAGATGGGAAAGGAAGGAAAATGATGACGACATATAAAG gTCATTATGTCATCATATGTGGCTATGACATGGGTACAGATGAGTTTGAGATTAGAGATCCTGCCAGTTCTAG GAAACATGAGAAGGTCTCATCAAAGTGCCTAGAAGAAGCTCGCAAATGCTTTGGTACTGACGAGGATCTTCTCTTG ATTTCTTTGGAGAAAATTGGGAATCAAGATAGCAATTCTCTACAGCTTTCTGCTAAGGTGAATCTTGATTCATGA
- the LOC107413726 gene encoding guanylyl cyclase 1 isoform X1 yields MWPLYILFNKSLKTEEENVSKGENSSLVKSYPHESSTNGKCSVAVLPQSHSVEVPHINQLYSWDCGLACVLMVFRTVGINSYSIQSLAELCCTNSIWTVDLAYLLHEFSISFSYYTVTLGANPNYSDETFYKEQLPKDLVRVETLFQRSLDAGLNIQGNEPLSLQCRSISEEEISLWMLSGKYIAIALVDQYKLSRSWQKDVFISDFNAKNSSYTDKQRMLDGKGRKMMTTYKGHYVIICGYDMGTDEFEIRDPASSRKHEKVSSKCLEEARKCFGTDEDLLLISLEKIGNQDSNSLQLSAKVNLDS; encoded by the exons ATGTGGCCTTTATATATCCTTTTCAACAAGAGTCTTAAGACAGAAGAGGAAAACGTATCAAAAGGAGAGAATTCAAGCTTGGTAAAGTCCTATCCGCACGAATCGTCAACTAATGGCAAATGCTCTGTTGCGGTATTGCCCCAGTCACACTCTGTTGAA GTTCCACACATAAATCAACTGTATTCCTGGGATTGTGGCCTTGCTTGCGTTCTGATGGTTTTTAGAACTGTTGGCATCAACAGCTACAGCATTCAGTCTTTGGCAGAGCTATGTTGCACGAATAG CATTTGGACTGTTGATCTGGCATACTTATTGCACGAGTTTTCCATTAGCTTTTCCTACTACACAGTAACGTTGGGAGCTAACCCAAATTATTCTGATGAAACATTTTACAAG GAACAATTACCGAAAGATCTAGTACGAGTGGAGACGCTATTCCAGAGGTCACTGGATGCAGGACTTAATATTCAG GGCAATGAACCTCTTTCTTTGCAGTGTAGGTCAATCAGTGAAGAAGAAATTTCTCTCTGGATGTTGTCTGGAAAGTATATTGCAATTGCATTAGTTGACCAGTATAAATTGAG TCGCTCTTGGCAGAAGGATGTGTTTATATCAGATTTTAATGCCAAGAACTCCAGTTACACTG ACAAGCAAAGAATGCTAGATGGGAAAGGAAGGAAAATGATGACGACATATAAAG gTCATTATGTCATCATATGTGGCTATGACATGGGTACAGATGAGTTTGAGATTAGAGATCCTGCCAGTTCTAG GAAACATGAGAAGGTCTCATCAAAGTGCCTAGAAGAAGCTCGCAAATGCTTTGGTACTGACGAGGATCTTCTCTTG ATTTCTTTGGAGAAAATTGGGAATCAAGATAGCAATTCTCTACAGCTTTCTGCTAAGGTGAATCTTGATTCATGA